From Ailuropoda melanoleuca isolate Jingjing chromosome 8, ASM200744v2, whole genome shotgun sequence, a single genomic window includes:
- the LOC117803547 gene encoding olfactory receptor 8B3-like has product MAPGNGSFVTEFILMGLTDLPYLQLPLFCLFLVMYVVTVLGNLCLVTLIGLNSHLHTPMYFFLFNLSFIDLCYSSVFTPKMLAHFTSKKNMISYRGCMTQLYFLCFFAISEAYVLTSMAYDRYVAICNPLLYNVVMSPKVCSSLMLGSYLMAFLDATAHTGCMLRLNFCDANTINHYLCDILPLLQLSCTSTYINELVVFIVEGINVIVPTVTIFVSYGFILSSILHISSTEGRSKAFSTCSSHIVAVSLFFGSGAFMYLKPSSAGSMDEGKISSVFYTNVVPLMNPFIYSLRNKDIKLAVRKTLSKRQF; this is encoded by the coding sequence ATGGCTCCTGGAAATGGCTCTTTTGTGACTGAATTCATTCTGATGGGGCTCACAGACTTACCATATCTCCAGCTCCCTCTGTTCTGCCTGTTTCTAGTCATGTATGTGGTCACTGTGTTGGGAAATTTATGCTTGGTAACTCTAATTGGGCTGAACtcacacctccacacccccatgtactttttcctcttcaatttgtCCTTCATAGATCTCTGTTATTCTTCTGTGTTTACGCCCAAAATGCTGGCTCACTTCACATCAAAGAAGAATATGATCTCCTACAGAGGATGCATGACCCAgctttactttttatgtttttttgctatttctgAGGCTTATGTACTAACATCAATGGCCTATGATCGCTATGTGGCCATTTGCAACCCACTTTTGTATAATGTTGTCATGTCCCCTAAAGTGTGTTCCAGCCTTATGCTTGGTTCATACTTGATGGCATTTTTGGATGCCACAGCTCACACAGGATGCATGTTGAGACTGAACTTTTGTGATGCAAACACCATCAACCATTATTTGTGTGacatcctccctctgctccagctctcCTGCACGAGCACTTATATCAATGAGCTGGTGGTTTTCATTGTGGAGGGCATCAATGTGATTGTGCCCACTGTGACCATCTTTGTCTCTTACGGTTTCATCCTCTCCAGCATCCTGCACATCAGCTCCACTGAGGGCAGGTCCAAAGCCTTCAGCACCTGCAGTTCCCACATAgttgctgtttctctcttctttggatCAGGTGCATTTATGTATCTTAAACCATCTTCTGCTGGGTCTATGGATGAGGGGAAAATCTCTTCTGTCTTTTATACCAATGTGGTTCCCTTGATGAACCCTTTCATTTACAGCTTGAGAAACAAGGACATTAAACTTGCTGTGAGAAAAACTTTGAGTAAGAGACAGTTTTGA